The Streptomyces europaeiscabiei genome window below encodes:
- a CDS encoding ABC transporter permease — MFGIYLKRELGRRKKAALVIAMGLALGIALVITVTSVSAGMRQAQDKVLQSLYGLGTDMTVTKAREAPSGDDEEQGGPRFEFDATADGDDGEEQSSDRVMTQGGQTLKSSLVAKVAKQDGVAEAVGALSLNVTKVDGSFTRGEARTDDSSAQQQGQGGPGGGNTQGGSSQPRVEGGGASFGVNSYSVAGVDVTDQDLGPLATSKITKGSTFTASQTDAKVAVLSKSYAKENEYTVGENIKISGTKYKVIGIATPDTSESTTDVYLPLKQAQTLGDAKNTVTTIYVKATDSQQIDAVKATIQKNISGTTVTTSADLAETVSGSLTTASNLATSVGKWLSVAVLAAAFLVAALLTSSAVSRRVREFGTLKALGWPSRKVTRQVVGESVVNGLLGGALGIGLGLAAAYTVTAISPTLKAELGNTGGMGGGPGRGGAPGQQTSNALEIALSAPVSLSTIALAAGLAIAGGLIAGAMGGWRASRMRPADALRSVS, encoded by the coding sequence ATGTTTGGCATCTATCTCAAGCGTGAGCTGGGCCGGCGCAAGAAGGCGGCTCTGGTCATCGCCATGGGTCTGGCGCTCGGGATCGCGCTGGTCATCACCGTCACCTCGGTCTCGGCGGGAATGCGGCAGGCGCAGGACAAGGTCCTTCAGTCGCTCTACGGCCTGGGCACCGACATGACGGTCACCAAGGCCAGGGAGGCGCCCTCCGGGGACGACGAGGAGCAGGGTGGGCCGAGATTCGAGTTCGACGCCACCGCCGACGGCGACGACGGCGAGGAGCAGAGTTCCGACCGGGTGATGACCCAGGGCGGGCAGACCCTGAAGTCCTCGCTCGTCGCCAAGGTGGCGAAGCAGGACGGCGTCGCGGAGGCCGTGGGCGCGCTCAGCCTGAACGTCACCAAGGTCGACGGGTCCTTCACCCGGGGCGAGGCCCGCACCGACGACTCCTCCGCGCAGCAGCAGGGCCAGGGCGGTCCCGGCGGAGGCAACACCCAGGGTGGCTCCAGCCAGCCCCGCGTCGAGGGCGGCGGTGCCTCCTTCGGCGTCAACAGCTACTCCGTCGCCGGTGTCGACGTCACCGACCAGGACCTCGGCCCGCTCGCCACCTCGAAGATCACCAAGGGCAGCACGTTCACGGCCTCGCAGACCGACGCGAAGGTCGCGGTGCTCAGCAAGTCGTACGCCAAGGAGAACGAGTACACGGTCGGCGAGAACATCAAGATCTCCGGCACCAAGTACAAGGTCATCGGTATCGCGACGCCCGACACCAGCGAGTCGACCACCGACGTCTACCTGCCGCTGAAGCAGGCGCAGACCCTCGGCGACGCGAAGAACACCGTCACCACGATCTACGTCAAGGCGACCGACTCGCAGCAGATCGACGCCGTCAAGGCGACCATCCAGAAGAACATCTCGGGCACCACGGTCACCACCTCCGCCGACCTCGCCGAGACCGTCTCCGGTTCGCTGACCACCGCCTCCAACCTCGCGACCAGCGTCGGCAAGTGGCTGTCCGTCGCCGTGCTCGCCGCCGCGTTCCTGGTGGCCGCACTGCTCACCTCCTCGGCCGTCTCCCGCCGGGTGCGCGAGTTCGGCACGCTGAAGGCGCTCGGCTGGCCCAGCCGCAAGGTCACCCGGCAGGTCGTCGGCGAGTCCGTCGTGAACGGTCTGCTCGGCGGCGCCCTCGGCATCGGCCTCGGCCTGGCCGCCGCGTACACCGTGACCGCGATCAGCCCCACCCTCAAGGCGGAGCTGGGCAACACCGGTGGCATGGGCGGCGGCCCCGGCCGGGGCGGTGCTCCCGGTCAGCAGACCTCCAACGCCCTGGAGATCGCGCTGTCCGCGCCCGTCTCGCTGTCCACCATCGCGCTCGCGGCGGGCCTCGCCATCGCCGGCGGTCTGATCGCCGGGGCCATGGGCGGCTGGCGCGCCTCCCGGATGCGGCCCGCGGACGCGCTCCGCAGCGTGTCGTAG
- a CDS encoding ABC transporter ATP-binding protein — protein sequence MYKLTGVTKRYKRGKETIEALRGIDLVIEDGDQLVIQGPTGGGKSTLLQMIGGLDRPSEGGVELDGVDLASISEAKLTRVRAEKIGIIFQSFNLIPTLTAQENVETALVPLGVKPAERRERAAEALRSVGLGERLAHAPSELSGGQQQRVAIARALVKRPKVLLADEPTGNLDEGTRDEIMALLEGLWREQGLTFVLVTHDSSIARRAPRLATIKAGQLTLTEQKQEQRQEPQPREQEEYAS from the coding sequence ATGTACAAGCTCACCGGCGTGACCAAGCGCTACAAGCGGGGCAAGGAGACGATCGAGGCGCTGCGCGGCATCGACCTCGTCATCGAGGACGGCGACCAGCTCGTCATCCAGGGCCCCACGGGTGGCGGCAAGTCCACCCTCCTGCAGATGATCGGCGGCCTCGACCGTCCTTCCGAGGGCGGTGTCGAGCTGGACGGTGTGGACCTCGCCTCCATCAGCGAGGCCAAGCTGACCCGGGTGCGCGCCGAGAAGATCGGCATCATCTTCCAGTCGTTCAACCTCATCCCGACACTGACCGCACAGGAGAACGTCGAGACCGCGCTCGTCCCGCTCGGTGTGAAGCCGGCCGAGCGGCGCGAGCGGGCCGCCGAGGCGCTGCGCTCGGTGGGCCTCGGCGAGCGCCTCGCCCACGCCCCGTCCGAGCTGTCCGGCGGTCAGCAGCAGCGTGTCGCCATCGCCCGCGCGCTGGTCAAGCGGCCGAAGGTGCTCCTCGCCGACGAGCCCACCGGCAACCTCGACGAGGGCACCCGCGACGAGATCATGGCCCTGCTGGAGGGGCTGTGGCGGGAGCAGGGCCTCACCTTCGTCCTGGTCACGCACGACTCCTCGATCGCCCGGCGGGCGCCCCGGCTCGCCACGATCAAGGCGGGGCAGCTGACGCTCACGGAACAGAAGCAGGAACAGAGGCAGGAACCGCAGCCACGAGAGCAGGAGGAGTACGCGAGCTGA
- a CDS encoding aldo/keto reductase — protein sequence MVMETSSHTDTHTHPHPYTRPLGRSGIQVSALGFGCWAIGGEWQAPDGQPLGWGKVDDEESVRAVHRALDLGVTFFDTADAYGTGHSERVLGRALGKRRADVVVATKWGNVFDEATRTLTGQDDTPAHARRALTASLDRLGTDHVDLYQLHLSDADPERAAELRDTCEEFVREGLIRAYAWSTDDPDRAAVFAEGPHCAAVQHRLNILQDAPELLALCEESNLASINRSPLAMGLLTGKHTPGRALEAGDIRSTPPAWLPGFTAGAGADPEWLGRVEALREILTSGGRTLAQGALAWIWARSPQTVPIPGFRSVAQAEENAGALAKGPLTADQVAEIDRILGR from the coding sequence ATGGTCATGGAGACGAGCTCGCACACGGACACGCATACTCACCCGCACCCTTACACCAGGCCCCTCGGGCGCAGCGGCATCCAGGTCAGCGCCCTCGGCTTCGGCTGCTGGGCGATCGGCGGCGAGTGGCAGGCACCCGACGGGCAGCCGCTCGGCTGGGGGAAGGTGGACGACGAGGAGTCCGTACGGGCGGTGCACCGCGCCCTCGATCTCGGCGTCACCTTCTTCGACACGGCCGACGCGTACGGCACCGGGCACAGTGAGCGGGTCCTCGGCCGTGCCCTCGGCAAGCGCCGTGCGGACGTGGTCGTGGCCACCAAGTGGGGCAACGTCTTCGACGAGGCCACCCGCACCCTCACCGGCCAGGACGACACCCCCGCCCACGCCCGCCGCGCCCTCACCGCCTCCCTCGACCGCCTCGGCACCGACCACGTCGACCTGTACCAGCTGCACCTCTCCGACGCCGACCCCGAGCGCGCGGCCGAACTTCGCGACACCTGCGAGGAGTTCGTGCGGGAGGGTCTGATCCGGGCGTACGCGTGGAGCACCGACGACCCGGACCGCGCGGCCGTGTTCGCCGAGGGACCGCACTGCGCGGCCGTGCAGCACCGGCTGAACATCCTGCAGGACGCGCCCGAACTCCTCGCGTTGTGCGAGGAGTCGAACCTCGCGAGCATCAACCGCAGCCCCCTCGCCATGGGACTGCTCACCGGCAAGCACACCCCGGGGCGCGCTCTGGAGGCCGGTGACATCCGCAGCACTCCGCCGGCCTGGCTGCCGGGCTTCACCGCAGGTGCCGGCGCCGACCCGGAATGGCTCGGCCGGGTCGAGGCGCTGCGGGAGATCCTCACCAGCGGGGGCCGTACCCTCGCGCAGGGCGCCCTCGCCTGGATCTGGGCCCGCAGCCCGCAGACCGTGCCCATCCCCGGCTTCCGCTCGGTCGCCCAGGCCGAGGAGAACGCGGGCGCCCTCGCGAAGGGGCCGCTCACCGCGGACCAGGTGGCCGAGATCGACCGGATCCTGGGGCGGTGA
- a CDS encoding sigma-70 family RNA polymerase sigma factor family protein yields the protein MTIAPAKLSDPAVRAFVAAVNAHNQDAFFALLTDDATMSDDGSDRDVADWTDREIFSSHGHMEVQRESAGGRALVANYRNDTWGEMRTAWRFTVSEDGRISRFETGEA from the coding sequence ATGACGATCGCACCCGCCAAACTCAGCGACCCGGCCGTCCGGGCCTTCGTCGCCGCGGTGAACGCCCACAACCAGGACGCGTTCTTCGCGCTCCTCACGGACGACGCGACCATGTCGGACGACGGCTCCGACCGTGACGTCGCGGACTGGACCGACCGGGAGATCTTCTCCTCCCACGGCCACATGGAGGTCCAGCGCGAGTCCGCCGGTGGCCGTGCCCTGGTCGCCAACTACCGCAACGACACCTGGGGCGAGATGCGCACCGCGTGGCGCTTCACGGTGTCGGAGGACGGCAGGATCAGCCGCTTCGAGACGGGCGAGGCCTGA
- a CDS encoding DoxX family membrane protein, translating into MTSFDRRDLGLLLLRLGAGGVLAAHGTQKLFGWFGGHGIEGTGAFMESVGYAPGKASATAAGLAETGGGALLALGLATPAAGAAAAGAMGGATAIHAPNGFFNAEGGYEYAATLGLAAAGLAITGPGRISLDHAFRHVFDRGWMVPVALAGTAAVTTVVVGMRNQRVRKEKEGEQEALFEE; encoded by the coding sequence ATGACCTCATTCGACCGACGTGATCTGGGACTGCTGCTGCTCCGGCTGGGCGCGGGCGGGGTGCTCGCCGCGCACGGCACGCAGAAGCTGTTCGGCTGGTTCGGCGGGCACGGGATCGAGGGGACCGGCGCGTTCATGGAGTCCGTCGGGTACGCGCCCGGCAAAGCGAGCGCCACCGCGGCCGGGCTGGCCGAGACGGGCGGCGGCGCGCTGCTCGCGCTGGGCCTCGCGACACCCGCGGCCGGTGCCGCCGCGGCGGGCGCGATGGGCGGGGCGACCGCGATCCACGCGCCCAACGGGTTCTTCAACGCCGAGGGCGGCTACGAGTACGCCGCGACCCTGGGCCTGGCCGCCGCCGGCCTCGCCATCACCGGCCCCGGCCGGATCTCCCTCGACCACGCGTTCCGCCATGTCTTCGACCGGGGCTGGATGGTCCCGGTGGCACTCGCCGGTACGGCCGCGGTCACGACGGTGGTCGTCGGCATGCGCAACCAGCGGGTGCGGAAGGAGAAGGAGGGCGAGCAGGAGGCGCTGTTCGAGGAGTGA
- a CDS encoding MazG-like family protein, with the protein MSDQHAEAPAPGSPDDLWQSVSHLHAWLEADQPYGGQEGLLLRMLKLQEEVGEVAQAVIGATGQNPRKGTTHTWDDVQSELCDVVVTALVALRTLTPDARAVFTAHLAGVTERSLGARRG; encoded by the coding sequence ATGAGTGATCAGCACGCCGAAGCCCCCGCCCCCGGCTCCCCCGACGACCTCTGGCAGTCCGTCTCCCACCTCCACGCCTGGCTGGAGGCGGATCAGCCGTACGGCGGCCAAGAGGGCCTGCTGCTGCGGATGTTGAAGCTCCAGGAGGAGGTCGGCGAGGTCGCACAGGCGGTCATCGGCGCTACCGGTCAGAACCCGCGCAAGGGCACCACCCACACCTGGGACGACGTCCAGTCGGAGCTGTGCGACGTGGTCGTCACGGCCCTGGTCGCCCTGCGTACCCTCACCCCGGACGCCCGCGCGGTCTTCACGGCCCACCTGGCCGGGGTCACCGAACGCTCACTGGGCGCCCGCCGTGGCTGA
- a CDS encoding MMPL family transporter encodes MATFLHRLGRLAFRKRWYVILLWVAVLGAVGVGALKAPGASDEEFSMPGIESQKAFDLLEQRFPGVTADGATARVVFVAPSGEKITATENKKAVEDTVADLADGSQVASAVDPFQARAVSKDGSTAYATVTYKAAANDLTDASRTRLKDALHEAQDSGLTVEAGGDAVAEQGGAGGMAEVIGVAIAAVVLLVTFGSLAAAGLPLLTALVGVGFSMASILALSDAFGLSTTTGTLAMMLGLAVGIDYALFVVSRYREERAKGRTPEEATALATGTAGSAVVFAGLTVVIALAGLSVVGIPMLTKMGLAAAGAVVVAVLIALTLVPALLGFWPNAVLGRKARKSGRIEESSETNGGTRWSRFVLRRPVPVLILGVIGLGALAVPMTDLQLGMPGDEAKPTSTTERRAYDALAEGFGPGFNGPLTIVVDAKGADDAKGAAATIAKEIGATKGIVSVSPARFNEAGDTAVFSAVPATAPTDEKTKDLVTVIRDERPGIESDTGATYEVTGTTALNIDISGKVQSALVPYLLVVVGLAVILLMVVFRSLLVPLKAAAGFLLSVLASLGVVVLVFQQGHGAEILGVDQTGPIMSLMPIFLVGIVFGLAMDYEVFLVSRMREAYVHGDRADEAITTGFRHSARVVVAAALIMIAVFAGFIGESDSMIKMIGFGLASAVLFDAFVVRMAIVPAVLALLGDKAWWLPKWLDRILPHVDVEGEALTRRADAEPAPAGTDPAGTDPAGTDAASADPAELEVTHT; translated from the coding sequence ATGGCAACCTTCCTTCATCGGCTGGGCCGACTGGCCTTCCGCAAACGCTGGTACGTCATCCTGCTGTGGGTGGCGGTACTGGGCGCCGTAGGTGTCGGCGCCCTCAAGGCCCCCGGAGCCTCCGACGAGGAGTTCTCCATGCCGGGCATCGAGTCCCAGAAGGCGTTCGACCTGCTCGAACAGCGCTTCCCCGGCGTCACGGCCGACGGCGCCACCGCCCGGGTCGTGTTCGTCGCGCCGAGCGGCGAGAAGATCACCGCCACCGAGAACAAGAAGGCCGTCGAGGACACCGTGGCCGATCTGGCGGACGGCTCGCAGGTCGCGAGCGCCGTCGACCCGTTCCAGGCGCGGGCGGTGAGCAAGGACGGCTCGACGGCGTACGCGACCGTCACCTACAAGGCCGCCGCGAACGATCTCACCGACGCCAGCAGGACCCGTCTGAAGGACGCGCTCCACGAGGCCCAGGACTCCGGGCTGACCGTGGAGGCGGGCGGTGACGCGGTCGCCGAGCAGGGCGGTGCGGGCGGGATGGCCGAGGTGATCGGTGTCGCCATCGCCGCCGTCGTCCTGCTGGTCACCTTCGGCTCGCTGGCCGCGGCCGGGCTGCCGCTGCTGACCGCGCTCGTCGGCGTCGGCTTCAGCATGGCCTCGATCCTCGCCCTGTCCGACGCCTTCGGCCTGTCCACCACGACCGGCACCCTCGCGATGATGCTGGGCCTCGCGGTCGGCATCGACTACGCCCTGTTCGTCGTCTCCCGCTACCGCGAGGAGCGCGCCAAGGGCCGTACGCCCGAGGAGGCGACCGCCCTCGCCACGGGCACGGCCGGATCGGCGGTCGTGTTCGCCGGGCTCACCGTCGTCATCGCGCTGGCCGGACTGTCCGTGGTCGGCATCCCGATGCTGACGAAGATGGGGCTGGCCGCCGCGGGCGCCGTGGTCGTCGCCGTACTGATCGCGCTGACCCTGGTCCCGGCCCTCCTCGGGTTCTGGCCGAACGCCGTGCTGGGGCGCAAGGCGCGCAAGAGCGGCCGGATCGAGGAGAGCTCGGAGACCAACGGGGGCACCCGCTGGTCCCGGTTCGTGCTGCGCCGCCCCGTGCCCGTGCTGATCCTCGGCGTCATCGGCCTGGGTGCACTCGCGGTGCCGATGACCGATCTGCAGCTGGGTATGCCCGGCGACGAGGCCAAGCCGACCTCCACCACCGAGCGCCGGGCCTACGACGCGCTCGCCGAGGGCTTCGGGCCCGGGTTCAACGGGCCGCTGACGATCGTGGTGGACGCCAAGGGCGCCGACGACGCGAAGGGCGCCGCGGCGACGATCGCGAAGGAGATCGGCGCCACCAAGGGGATCGTGTCCGTCTCCCCCGCACGCTTCAACGAGGCCGGCGACACCGCCGTCTTCTCGGCCGTGCCCGCCACCGCGCCGACCGACGAGAAGACCAAGGACCTGGTGACGGTCATCCGGGACGAGCGTCCGGGCATCGAGTCCGACACCGGGGCGACGTACGAGGTCACCGGCACCACCGCGCTGAACATCGACATCTCCGGCAAGGTGCAGTCCGCGCTGGTCCCCTATCTGCTGGTCGTGGTCGGCCTGGCCGTCATCCTCCTGATGGTCGTCTTCCGTTCCCTCCTCGTCCCGCTCAAGGCGGCCGCAGGCTTCCTGCTGTCGGTGCTCGCGTCGCTCGGCGTGGTCGTGCTGGTCTTCCAGCAGGGCCACGGCGCGGAGATCCTGGGTGTGGACCAGACCGGCCCGATCATGAGCCTGATGCCGATCTTCCTGGTGGGCATCGTCTTCGGCCTGGCCATGGACTACGAGGTGTTCCTCGTCTCCCGGATGCGGGAGGCGTACGTCCACGGCGACCGGGCCGACGAGGCGATCACCACCGGATTCCGGCACAGTGCCCGCGTGGTCGTGGCCGCCGCCCTGATCATGATCGCGGTGTTCGCCGGATTCATCGGCGAGAGCGACTCCATGATCAAGATGATCGGGTTCGGGCTGGCCTCGGCGGTCCTGTTCGACGCGTTCGTCGTCCGTATGGCGATCGTGCCCGCCGTACTCGCCCTGCTCGGCGACAAGGCGTGGTGGCTGCCGAAGTGGCTGGACCGGATACTGCCCCACGTCGATGTGGAGGGTGAGGCGCTCACCCGACGCGCCGACGCGGAGCCGGCCCCTGCCGGCACGGATCCGGCCGGCACGGATCCTGCCGGCACGGATGCGGCATCGGCCGACCCGGCCGAACTGGAAGTGACACACACCTGA
- a CDS encoding sensor histidine kinase, whose product MTVSLERRYADRLEDFSERRPFLVDLLLAMTLMGCATLGSALTLPGAEPPDQDKVGVALMGVSCLVLLKHRAYPRTALVVTAVCTVIAVALGYLLTPLLLAPIMAALYWLATLTDRKTTRAYGVITVVVMTLAAVFSDSMGHLSLVLRTIGPAFWLLLPLAVGRATQIRRAYLKSVQARAEHAERTREEEAHLRVTEERMRIARDLHDVVAHHLALANAQAGTAAHLTRTDPEQAHRILTELTSTTSAALRELKATVGVLRRPDDPEAPLTPAPGLDRLPDLMAACESAGLTVTVTTEGAPGHLDPGVDLTAYRIVQEALTNVSKHAGVDAARIRLAYEEAHLTITVTDDGSTDTPRSACTAEPGRGFGLIGMRERAQSVGGRLSAGHRPEGGFEVTTDLPLRTRPRAPEPDAEPTRDQRK is encoded by the coding sequence ATGACCGTCAGCCTGGAACGGCGCTACGCCGATCGCCTGGAGGATTTCTCGGAGCGCCGACCCTTCCTCGTCGATCTGTTGCTGGCCATGACGCTGATGGGCTGCGCGACGCTCGGCAGCGCGCTCACCCTGCCCGGCGCCGAGCCGCCGGACCAGGACAAGGTCGGCGTCGCCCTCATGGGCGTGTCCTGTCTCGTCCTGCTCAAGCACCGCGCCTACCCGCGCACGGCCCTCGTCGTGACCGCCGTCTGCACGGTGATCGCGGTCGCGCTGGGCTATCTGCTCACCCCCCTGCTGCTGGCACCGATCATGGCGGCGCTCTACTGGCTGGCCACACTCACCGACCGGAAGACCACCCGCGCCTACGGCGTCATCACCGTCGTGGTGATGACGCTGGCGGCCGTGTTCTCCGACTCCATGGGCCACCTCTCGCTGGTGCTGAGGACGATCGGGCCCGCCTTCTGGCTGCTGCTGCCCCTCGCCGTGGGCCGGGCGACCCAGATCCGGCGGGCCTATCTGAAGTCGGTGCAGGCCCGCGCCGAGCACGCCGAGCGCACCCGGGAGGAGGAGGCCCACCTCCGGGTCACCGAGGAGCGGATGCGCATCGCCCGCGATCTGCACGACGTGGTCGCCCACCATCTGGCCCTCGCCAACGCCCAGGCGGGCACCGCCGCACACCTCACCCGCACCGACCCCGAGCAGGCCCATCGGATCCTCACGGAGCTGACCTCCACCACATCGGCGGCGCTGCGCGAGCTCAAGGCCACCGTGGGTGTGCTCCGCCGGCCCGACGACCCCGAGGCGCCGCTGACCCCCGCCCCCGGGCTCGACCGGCTCCCGGACCTGATGGCCGCGTGCGAGTCCGCGGGCCTCACGGTCACCGTCACCACGGAGGGCGCCCCGGGGCATCTCGACCCCGGCGTGGACCTGACCGCGTACCGGATCGTGCAGGAAGCCCTCACCAACGTCAGCAAGCACGCCGGCGTGGACGCGGCGCGCATCCGCCTCGCGTACGAGGAGGCCCACCTGACGATCACGGTCACCGACGACGGCAGCACCGACACGCCCCGTTCCGCCTGCACCGCGGAACCCGGCCGTGGTTTCGGCCTCATCGGCATGCGCGAACGTGCCCAGTCCGTCGGCGGCCGCCTGAGCGCCGGTCACCGTCCCGAAGGCGGCTTCGAGGTCACCACCGACCTCCCGCTGCGCACCCGCCCCCGGGCCCCCGAACCGGACGCGGAACCGACCCGAGACCAGCGGAAGTAG
- a CDS encoding response regulator transcription factor — MTIRVLLADDQALLRATFRILIDSCADMDVVAEATDGREAVDLVRVHRPDVVLMDIRMPGTDGLTATAVICADDELADTRVLILTTFEIDEYVAQALRSGASGFLGKDVTADVLLDGIRTVAAGDTLLSPAATRTLVTRFLAAPAPGSRLATPDQLTTLTTREREVMSLAAEGRSNDEIAEKLYVSPLTVRTHVHRAMTKLGARDRAQLVVMAYQSGLVQVSPPDEVAE, encoded by the coding sequence ATGACCATTCGTGTCCTGCTCGCCGACGACCAGGCCCTCCTGCGGGCCACCTTCCGGATCCTCATCGACTCCTGCGCGGACATGGACGTGGTCGCCGAGGCCACCGACGGCCGGGAGGCGGTCGACCTCGTCCGCGTCCACCGTCCCGACGTGGTCCTCATGGACATCCGCATGCCCGGCACCGACGGGCTCACCGCCACGGCCGTGATCTGCGCCGACGATGAACTGGCCGACACCCGCGTACTGATCCTCACGACCTTCGAGATCGACGAGTACGTGGCCCAGGCACTGCGCTCCGGCGCCAGTGGCTTCCTCGGCAAGGACGTCACCGCCGATGTGCTCCTCGACGGCATCCGCACGGTGGCCGCCGGCGACACCCTTCTGTCCCCCGCCGCCACCCGCACCCTCGTCACCCGCTTCCTCGCCGCCCCCGCCCCCGGCAGTCGCCTCGCCACCCCGGATCAGCTGACCACCCTCACCACCCGCGAACGCGAGGTCATGTCCCTCGCCGCGGAGGGCCGCTCCAACGACGAGATCGCCGAGAAGCTGTACGTCAGCCCGCTGACGGTACGCACCCATGTGCACCGGGCGATGACGAAGCTGGGGGCGAGGGACAGGGCGCAACTGGTCGTGATGGCTTACCAGTCGGGCTTGGTCCAGGTGTCACCACCGGACGAGGTGGCCGAGTAG
- a CDS encoding family 43 glycosylhydrolase gives MRRLVRRVLVAASVALTVLTGVTTPAQAAAPASPAVTFTNPIAEQRADPHIFKHTDGFYYFTATVPAYDKIVMRRATTLQGLSTAAETTIWTKHASGEMGAHIWAPEIHFIDGKWYIYFTAGSSNDIWKIRPYVLETSAANPITGTWTEKGRISLPLDTFSLDATTFTVGSTRYLSWAQNDPAVGDGTNIYLAKMSNPWTIQGSPVMISRPTNAWEKVGHTVNEGPAVIQRGGKVFMTFSAAATDANYCLGLLTASDSADLMNPASWVKTPTPVFKSNAATGQYGPGHNTFTTSEDGKSDILVYHDRNYKDISGDPLNDPNRRTRYQKLYWNADGTPNFGIPVADGATPVRLSSFNYPDKFIRHWEYRGKLEANVTNLADSQFRIVTGLTGSGTVSLESANFPGYYLRHKNNEVWVEKDDGTALFDADASFHQRAGLADTAAGVSYESYNFPGRYIRHFNNLLYTQPVSTTLDRQDATFYKE, from the coding sequence ATGAGACGACTCGTCAGACGGGTACTGGTGGCCGCCTCGGTGGCGCTCACCGTGCTCACCGGTGTCACCACCCCCGCCCAGGCCGCCGCGCCCGCGTCCCCGGCCGTCACCTTCACCAACCCGATAGCCGAGCAGCGGGCCGACCCGCACATCTTCAAGCACACCGACGGCTTCTACTACTTCACGGCCACGGTCCCGGCGTACGACAAGATCGTGATGCGGCGGGCCACCACCCTCCAGGGGCTGTCCACGGCCGCGGAGACCACCATCTGGACCAAGCACGCCAGTGGTGAGATGGGCGCCCACATCTGGGCGCCGGAGATCCACTTCATCGACGGCAAGTGGTACATCTACTTCACGGCCGGCTCCTCCAACGACATCTGGAAGATCCGCCCGTACGTCCTGGAGACCAGCGCCGCCAACCCGATCACCGGCACCTGGACCGAGAAGGGCCGCATCTCCCTCCCGCTCGACACCTTCTCGCTCGACGCGACGACCTTCACCGTCGGCAGCACCCGCTACCTGAGCTGGGCGCAGAACGACCCGGCGGTCGGCGACGGCACCAACATCTACCTGGCGAAGATGTCCAACCCCTGGACGATTCAAGGCAGTCCGGTCATGATCTCCCGGCCCACCAACGCCTGGGAGAAGGTCGGCCACACCGTCAACGAGGGCCCGGCGGTCATCCAGCGGGGCGGCAAGGTCTTCATGACGTTCTCGGCGGCCGCCACCGACGCCAACTACTGCCTCGGCCTGCTGACCGCCTCCGACTCGGCCGACCTGATGAACCCGGCCTCCTGGGTCAAGACCCCCACCCCGGTCTTCAAGAGCAACGCCGCCACCGGCCAGTACGGCCCCGGCCACAACACCTTCACCACGTCCGAGGACGGAAAGTCCGACATCCTCGTCTACCACGACCGCAACTACAAGGACATCAGCGGCGACCCGCTCAACGACCCCAACCGCCGCACCCGCTACCAGAAGCTGTACTGGAACGCCGACGGCACGCCCAACTTCGGCATCCCCGTCGCCGACGGCGCGACCCCGGTCCGGCTCTCCTCGTTCAACTACCCGGACAAGTTCATCCGCCACTGGGAGTACCGCGGCAAGCTGGAGGCCAACGTCACCAACCTGGCCGACTCGCAGTTCCGGATCGTCACCGGTCTGACGGGCAGCGGCACGGTCTCGCTGGAGTCGGCGAACTTCCCCGGTTACTACCTCCGCCACAAGAACAACGAGGTGTGGGTGGAGAAGGACGACGGCACGGCCCTGTTCGACGCCGACGCCTCGTTCCACCAGCGGGCCGGTCTCGCCGACACCGCGGCCGGGGTCTCGTACGAGTCGTACAACTTCCCCGGCCGCTACATCCGGCACTTCAACAACCTGCTCTACACCCAGCCGGTCAGCACGACCCTCGACCGGCAGGACGCCACGTTCTACAAGGAGTAG